A region of the Bacillota bacterium genome:
GCTCGGCCAGTTCGTAAGAAGGGCTGAGAGGAAAGGTGCACTGAAGGTGCCCTCCGAGACGATTCTCTACCACTTGACCAGGATGAACCACATGTCGCTCTCGTGCGTGGCGTGCGGGCAGTGCGAGCAGGCGTGCCCTGCCCGTCTGCCGCTCTTCCACCTGTTCGCGATGGCTTCCAGACGCACGCAGGCGCTCTTCGGGTACGTCCCCGGCAGGAGCCTGGAAGAGGAGCTGCCCTTCACGACGTTCAGGGAGGACGAACTCGAGCCGAGGTAGTTCGGGGGCGGCACCGGCAGGAGGTGATGTTCGTGGCACAGGAGATGGTCAGGGTTTTCATAATGGGCAAGGCGTACGACGTGCCGAAGGGGCTCACCATCATGAAAGCGATGGAATACGCCGGCTACCAGTTCGTCCGCGGCTGCGGCTGTCGCGGGGGGTTCTGTGGTGCGTGTGGCACAGTGTACCGCATGCCAGGCGACTATCGGATAAAGGTCGGCCTCGCCTGCCAGACGATAGTCGAGGAGGGAATGTACCTCACCCAGATTCCTGTCTTCCCTGCGAACAAGGCCGTGTACGATGTGGAAAAGACGCGCCCGACCCTGGGTGATCTCCTAAAACTGTACCCCGAGCTATCGAGGTGTCTCGGCTGCAATACTTGCACGAAGGTGTGCCCGCAGGAGCTGGATGTGATGAACTACATGGCTGCGGCCATGCGTGGCGACATCGCGCGCACCGCGGACATGTCCTTCGACTGCTTGATGTGCGGCCTGTGCGCTGCGCGCTGTCCTGCGGAGACCGTGCAGTACAACATAGCGATCCTCGCTCGGAGGTTGTACGCAAGGCATGTCGCCAAGAGAGCCGAACACCTCGCCGTGAGGGTTCAGGAGATCCTCGACGGCAAGTTCGACGCGGCCCTCGCGGAGTTGACGAGGCTCGACCGAGCCGAGCTCGAAAGGCTCTACAACGAACGAGACATCGAACCGGAGTAGGAGGGATGGAAAAGGTGGCTTACACTCCGCAGATGATGGAGTCCATGCGTCTCGTGGAAGCGTCGCGCGAGAAGCGGTATACTGAGAGGCACCCGCGCCTGAGCCCCGCTGAGAAGCAGGACATTCTTCGGAGGTTCCACCCGGACTTCCGGCCGGACACCATGCGCGCGGTGAAGGTGGGGCCCTCTCGCGGTTCGATGATGCCCCACGAGCTCGTCAACGTGCTCGAGGCAAGGAGCAGGCTCGATCCTGATACCTTCACCATTGACCGGATCGACTACGATGTGGATGTGCTGGTGGTGGGAGGGGGAGGGGCGGGCTCCTCTGCGTCTTTGATGGCGCACTCTGCGGGCGCGAACGTCCTTCAAGTCACCAAGCTCAGACTGGGTGACGCCAACACAATGATGGCACAAGGCGGCATCCAGGCAGCCGACAAGCCCAACGACTCTCCGATGATCCACTATCTCGACGTCATCGGCGGCGGCGGCTTCGTGAACAAACCCAACCTCGTGAGGGCGCTCGTTGAAGACGCGCCGCTCGTGATAAAGTGGCTGGAGGATCTTGGGTGCATGTTCGACAAGGAGCAAGACGGAACCATGATCACCCAGCACGGTGGAGGCACGTCGCGCAAACGCATGCACGCCGCGCGCGACTACACCGGGGCGGAGATCATGAGGACTCTAAGAGACGAGGTGCGGAACAAGCCGATCCCCGTCATCGAGTTTTCGCCCGCGATCGAGCTTCTGTCAGACGGCGAGGGGAGGTGCACGGGGGCCGTTCTCATGAACCTCGAGACGAGGGAGTTCTTCATCGTGCGCGCCAAGACGGTCGTCTTAGCGACGGGCGGGTTCGGAAGGCTTCACGTGGCGGGGTTCCCTACCACGAACCACTACGGAGCTACCGCGGACGGTCTCGTCATGGCCTACCGAATTGGGGCGAACCTCATCTTCCTCGACGCGACGCAGTTTCACCCAACAGGGGCCGCGTACCCGGAGCAGATCGTCGGCCTCCTCATCACCGAGAAGGTCCGGGGCGTGGGCGCGCAGCTGGTGAACGCCCGTGGGGAGCAGTTCGTGTTCCCTCTAGAGACGAGAGACGCGGTTTCGAGCGCCATTCTCCGCGAGTGCCACGAACGGAGGGCGGGCGTGGTCACGGAGACGGGGCAGCACGGAGTGTGGCTGGACTCGCCCATGATAGAGCACATCCATGGAGAGGGCACGATACTCAGGACCCTTCCGGCCATGTTCCGCCAGTACAAACGTTTCGGGATAGACATGAGGAAGGAGCCCATTCTCGTGTACCCGACTCTTCACTATCAGAACGGCGGAGTTGAGATATCGGAGGATACGAGCACATGTGTGGAGAACTTGTTTGTGGCGGGTGAGACCTCGGGAGGCGTCCATGGACGAAATCGCCTCATGGGGAATTCCCTGCTCGATGTGGTGGTTTTCGGGAGACGGGCCGGTCTTGCCGCATCAGAGCGGGCACGAGGCGTCAAGCCTGGAAAGCTCACTCTCGAGCACGTGAGGCGCTATCACAAAGAGCTCGATGAGGCGGGCATCGGAAGAGACAGGGTGTCGCCCATGATCCTTCCGCCCTATGCCCGTCACGAAGCCAAGCCGGGTGCCAACCCCGCGGTGCTGTAGCACTTGTAGCACTGTTGAGTCGAGGGGAGAGGCCGCGGGGTGTGGGGTCTCAGGGTCGCACGAGTTGTCGTTGAAGCACTAAACCTGCGCATCGCGCAAAGAAGGGGCGGGTGACGATGCCTGGAAGCAATGGGGCGGGGCCGGCCCTAGATGAACGGCGGTCCGAGGTGCCGGTGGAGATCAACTCAAAGTGGTGTAAGGGGTGCGACATCTGCGTGGCCTTCTGTCCCAAGGAGGTACTGACTAGACCTGAAGGGGGAAAGGCGCAGGTTGCGCACCCCGAAAAGTGTACACGTTGCGGGCTGTGCGAGATCATGTGCCCTGACCTAGCGATCGTCGTGATCCCGGCGCCCCGCAAAGGGGCGTCGATACGCGGGCAGGGAGGTGACGCTGATGCTTAGCAGTGCCGGCGCGCGTTTGATGCAGGGTAACGAGGCCTGCGCGGAAGGAGCCATCGCCGCGGGTCTACGGTTCTTCGCGGGCTACCCCATAACGCCGTCCACTGAGATCGCTGAGGAGCTCGCGCTGCTCCTTCCGAAAGTGGGCGGGAAGTTCATTCAGATGGAGGATGAGATCGCGAGCATATCAGCGATCATAGGAGCGTCGCTCGCGGGGGCGAAGTCCATGACCGCGACGAGCGGACCGGGGTTCTCCCTGAAGCAAGAGGGGATAGGATTCGCATCGTATACCGAGGTGCCGTGCGTCATAGTGAACGTCCAAAGAGTGGGACCGAGCACGGGGGTGCCCACAGCGCCGGCGCAGGGCGACGTGATGCAGGCGCGCTGGGGGACCCACGGGGATCATCCGATAGTGGTGTTGTGTCCGTCTTCCGTCGCGGAGACTTTCTCGTTGATAATCGAGGCGTTCAACATATCGGAGCGCTGGCGGATACCTGTGGTCTTCCTGATGGACGAGGTTATCGCTCACATGCGTGAGAAGGTCGTGGTCCCCGAAGCAAGCGCGATCAGGATCGTGGAACGGCCCAGGCCTCAGGTCGCCCCGGACGAGTACCTCCCTTACGCGGCGGGCGAAGACCTGGTTCCCGCCATCGCGGATTTCGGCTCGGGATACAGATACCACGTCACTGGCCTGACTCACGACGAGACGGGCTTCCCTACCACCAAGGCTTCCGAGGTGGACGCCCTTGCGCGCCGCCTGGACGCGAAGATGAGGAGGGCGGCCCCCCACGTCACGTTCGTGGACGAGTTCCTCGTGAACGACGCCGAGGTAGCGGTGTTTGCGTACGGTGTGACCGCTAGAGCCGCAGCCAAGGCTGTCCGCGACGCGCGAGCCCAAGGTCTGAAGGCGGGACTCGTCAAGGCGAGAACGCTCTGGCCGTTCCCCGAGGAACACGTGCGTAAGGTGGCTGAGCGGGTGCGAGCAATAGTCGTCCCCGAGATGAACATGGGCCAGCTGGTGCTGGAGGTCGAAAGGTCATCGGCGGGCCGTGCCGAAGTCGTGGGCCTTTCCCGCGTGGACGCTGAACCCATCACGCCCGACGAGATCCTGGCGAAACTGCGGGAGGTGTGAGATCTACCATGGCTACGCCTGTGACTCACTACCTGAGGACGAGCAAGATGCCGCACATATGGTGTCCGGGGTGCGGGCACGGGATAGTGCTTGGCGCCGTGTTGAGGGCGATAGATTCGAACGGCCTCGACAAGGACAAGGTATGTGTGGTTTCCGGGATAGGGTGTGCCTCACGTGCACCGGGATATCTGGATTTCAACACGCTTCACACGACGCACGGAAGGGCCATCGCTTTCGCAACCGGGATCAAAATGGCCAAGCCAGAGCTGAAGGTGATCGTGCTCACAGGTGATGGTGACGCCGCCGCCATAGGCGGGAACCACCTCATACACGCGGCGCGACGCAACATCGGCATAACTACGGTGTGCTTCAACAACAGCATTTACGGGATGACTAGCGGACAATACTCGCCCATGACTCCAACTGGGAGTCTTGCTAGCACGGCGCCATACGGCAACATAGAGGAGCCCTTCGACCTGTGCGACCTCGTGTACGCGGCGGGCGCGAGCTACGTCGCCCGAGGCACCGCTTACCATGCCCTCCTTCTGTCGAAGCTGATTGCGAGGGCCATAGCGACCGAGGGGTTCTCGTTCGTGGAGGCCATCACGCAGTGCCCAACGTACTATGGACGGCGCAACAAGTTGAGGTCGGCGGTAGACATGCTGAAATGGCAAAAGGAGCACGCCGTGTCCGTGGCCGCTGCATCCAAGATGTCCGCGGAGGAACTTGCAGGCAAGTTCAGGATAGGTGAGCTTGGCGTGAGGACCAGGCAGGAGTACTGCCGGAGGTACGCTGGTCTCATGGAGACGGCGCAGAAGGAGGAGGCTGAGCGGGATGCGTAAGGAGGTCAGGCTCTCGGGAAGTGGTGGGCAGGGGCTGATCCTCGCGGGCATAATCCTTGCGGAAGCCGCTATTCGCGACGGTCACGAGGTGGTTCAGACGCAGTCGTACGGACCGGAGGCTCGTGGCGGGGCGAGTCGCGCTGAGGTCATCATCTCCGATGAGGCCATCGACTACCCCAAAGTGGTGGCTCCAGACGTCGTCCTCGTGATGTCTCAGGAAGCGTGCAACAAGTACGCGCGTCATGTGAAGGCCGGCGGGATGCTCGTGGTGGACGGGACCAACGTGAGGACCGTGCCGGATCTCGAGGCGGCGAACGTCGTGCGCCTACCTATCACGGAAATCGCGAGGCGTGACGCGGGTCGTCAGGTGACCGCGAACATGGTGGCTCTCGGCGCGCTCGTGGGACTAGCGGATCTTGTGACGCCAGAGGCGGCAGAGCACGCCGTGAGAGAGCGGGTTCCCAAGGGGACGGAGGACCTGAACCTGAAGGCGTTCAGACTCGGGATGAAGTGGGCGAGGGAGGCTTCGGGTTCGACATGAAACTCCATGAATTCCAGGCAAAGGACATGATGAGGCGCTACGGGATACGGACGCCCCGCGGCGAGGTTGCCAGCACGCCGGACGAGGCGGGCGAGATCGCCGCGAGGCTGGGGTGCGCGGTGGCCGTCAAAGCCCAGGTCCATGTGGGGGGTAGGGGCAAGGCAGGTGGCATCGCGGTCGCCGCCACACCGGACGAGACCAGACGCCAAGCGTCGAGGATTCTCGGAATGAGCATCAAGGGTCTTACGGTCACGAGAGTGCTCGTGGAAGAAGCTGTTAACGCTACCCGCGAATACTACGCGGGAATGACCGTGGATCGTGCGCGGCGTTCTATCGTGGTCATGGCGAGCAGCGAGGGCGGGGTGGATATAGAGGACGTCGCCGCGCGAACGCCCGAAAGGATCGCCAAGGTCTGGGTCAGCCCACGGGACGGATTCGAACCGTGGCAAGCGAGGTCGCTCGCGCTCTCGGCGGGGTTCGAGAGAAAGGCGTTGGGCCAGGCGGGGGCGATGATAGCCAATCTCTTTCGGCTCTTCATAAGGGAGGATGCTTCGCTTGCGGAGATCAACCCGCTCATGCTGGCTGATGACGGGCGGGTGATTGCCGCGGACGCCAAGATCACCGTCGACGACAACTCCCTTTCACGTCACCCCGAGTACCAAGCGCTGACTGGGGGAGACAGCGACGACCCGCTGGAGCAAGAGGCGTACAGGCGCGGCCTGACCTATGTCAAGCTGGACGGAAACATCGGCGTCATAGGAAACGGAGCCGGGCTCGTCATGGCGACGCTTGACGCCATCAATGCGGAAGGAGGCCGCGCTGCGGACTTCCTCGACATAGGCGGTGGCGCGAGAGCCGACGTGGTGAAGAACGCACTCGAACTCATCCTGATGGATGGCCGAGTGAGGGCCATTCTGATCAACGTGTTCGGAGGCATCACGCGGTGCGATGAGGTAGCTTCCGGTCTCCTTGCGGCGGCGGAGTCCGTGGGCGTGCGCGTGCCGATCGTCGTGCGGCTCGCCGGCACTAGGGCAGAAGAAGGAAGAGAGCTCTTGCGC
Encoded here:
- the sucC gene encoding ADP-forming succinate--CoA ligase subunit beta, with product MKLHEFQAKDMMRRYGIRTPRGEVASTPDEAGEIAARLGCAVAVKAQVHVGGRGKAGGIAVAATPDETRRQASRILGMSIKGLTVTRVLVEEAVNATREYYAGMTVDRARRSIVVMASSEGGVDIEDVAARTPERIAKVWVSPRDGFEPWQARSLALSAGFERKALGQAGAMIANLFRLFIREDASLAEINPLMLADDGRVIAADAKITVDDNSLSRHPEYQALTGGDSDDPLEQEAYRRGLTYVKLDGNIGVIGNGAGLVMATLDAINAEGGRAADFLDIGGGARADVVKNALELILMDGRVRAILINVFGGITRCDEVASGLLAAAESVGVRVPIVVRLAGTRAEEGRELLRGTSVVAAEGMADAARHVVALAARGVS
- a CDS encoding FAD-binding protein, whose protein sequence is MMESMRLVEASREKRYTERHPRLSPAEKQDILRRFHPDFRPDTMRAVKVGPSRGSMMPHELVNVLEARSRLDPDTFTIDRIDYDVDVLVVGGGGAGSSASLMAHSAGANVLQVTKLRLGDANTMMAQGGIQAADKPNDSPMIHYLDVIGGGGFVNKPNLVRALVEDAPLVIKWLEDLGCMFDKEQDGTMITQHGGGTSRKRMHAARDYTGAEIMRTLRDEVRNKPIPVIEFSPAIELLSDGEGRCTGAVLMNLETREFFIVRAKTVVLATGGFGRLHVAGFPTTNHYGATADGLVMAYRIGANLIFLDATQFHPTGAAYPEQIVGLLITEKVRGVGAQLVNARGEQFVFPLETRDAVSSAILRECHERRAGVVTETGQHGVWLDSPMIEHIHGEGTILRTLPAMFRQYKRFGIDMRKEPILVYPTLHYQNGGVEISEDTSTCVENLFVAGETSGGVHGRNRLMGNSLLDVVVFGRRAGLAASERARGVKPGKLTLEHVRRYHKELDEAGIGRDRVSPMILPPYARHEAKPGANPAVL
- a CDS encoding 2-oxoacid:ferredoxin oxidoreductase subunit beta, translated to MATPVTHYLRTSKMPHIWCPGCGHGIVLGAVLRAIDSNGLDKDKVCVVSGIGCASRAPGYLDFNTLHTTHGRAIAFATGIKMAKPELKVIVLTGDGDAAAIGGNHLIHAARRNIGITTVCFNNSIYGMTSGQYSPMTPTGSLASTAPYGNIEEPFDLCDLVYAAGASYVARGTAYHALLLSKLIARAIATEGFSFVEAITQCPTYYGRRNKLRSAVDMLKWQKEHAVSVAAASKMSAEELAGKFRIGELGVRTRQEYCRRYAGLMETAQKEEAERDA
- a CDS encoding 2-oxoacid:acceptor oxidoreductase subunit alpha codes for the protein MLSSAGARLMQGNEACAEGAIAAGLRFFAGYPITPSTEIAEELALLLPKVGGKFIQMEDEIASISAIIGASLAGAKSMTATSGPGFSLKQEGIGFASYTEVPCVIVNVQRVGPSTGVPTAPAQGDVMQARWGTHGDHPIVVLCPSSVAETFSLIIEAFNISERWRIPVVFLMDEVIAHMREKVVVPEASAIRIVERPRPQVAPDEYLPYAAGEDLVPAIADFGSGYRYHVTGLTHDETGFPTTKASEVDALARRLDAKMRRAAPHVTFVDEFLVNDAEVAVFAYGVTARAAAKAVRDARAQGLKAGLVKARTLWPFPEEHVRKVAERVRAIVVPEMNMGQLVLEVERSSAGRAEVVGLSRVDAEPITPDEILAKLREV
- a CDS encoding 4Fe-4S dicluster domain-containing protein, yielding MFVAQEMVRVFIMGKAYDVPKGLTIMKAMEYAGYQFVRGCGCRGGFCGACGTVYRMPGDYRIKVGLACQTIVEEGMYLTQIPVFPANKAVYDVEKTRPTLGDLLKLYPELSRCLGCNTCTKVCPQELDVMNYMAAAMRGDIARTADMSFDCLMCGLCAARCPAETVQYNIAILARRLYARHVAKRAEHLAVRVQEILDGKFDAALAELTRLDRAELERLYNERDIEPE
- a CDS encoding 4Fe-4S binding protein, which gives rise to MPGSNGAGPALDERRSEVPVEINSKWCKGCDICVAFCPKEVLTRPEGGKAQVAHPEKCTRCGLCEIMCPDLAIVVIPAPRKGASIRGQGGDADA
- a CDS encoding 2-oxoacid:acceptor oxidoreductase family protein: MRKEVRLSGSGGQGLILAGIILAEAAIRDGHEVVQTQSYGPEARGGASRAEVIISDEAIDYPKVVAPDVVLVMSQEACNKYARHVKAGGMLVVDGTNVRTVPDLEAANVVRLPITEIARRDAGRQVTANMVALGALVGLADLVTPEAAEHAVRERVPKGTEDLNLKAFRLGMKWAREASGST